The stretch of DNA TTTGCAAGCAAAAGCTTCTCAGGAAGATGATTCGAAAGAGGGTGATGATCAATGACATTAGATAAATTTATTGATCAAGCAATTAGCCCTTGGATGCGCGAAGAAGGTCCTGATAAAGACATCGTAATGAGTAGTCGGATAAGACTTGCAAGAAATTTTGCCAACCAAACTTATCCTATATTAGCTAAGGAAGAAAAATTAGTTGAGATTCAAGAATTTATTCGAGATGAATATGCAAATAAATCTTTTCAAACGTATAAAGATTTGCAGTATGTTCCTTTGACAGATTTATCACCAGTTGAAAAAAGTGTGCTAGTAGAAAAACATTTAATAAGTCCACATTTAATAAAACATTCCGATTTTGCTGCTACATTAATTTCGGAAAATGAGCAAGTCTCTATAATGGTTAATGAGGAAGACCATCTTCGCATACAAGTATATTATCCAGGTCTTCAATTAAAAACAGCTTTAGAGCAATCATTCGCATTAGATGATTGGTTAGAAGAAAAAGTGGATTATGCATTTGATGAGACAAAAGGGTATTTAACAAGTTGTCCAACGAATGTTGGAACAGGAATGAGAGCTTCCGTAATGATGCACTTGCCTGCATTGGTTCTTACCAAACAGATTAATCGTCTAATCCCTGCAATAAGTCAATTTGGGTTAGTCGTTAGAGGTATATATGGAGAGGGAAGCGAAGCGCTCGGAAATATATTTCAAGTTTCTAACCAAATCACCTTAGGTAAATCCGAACAAGATATTGTAGATGATCTAGAAAGTGTCGTTCATCAACTTATTGAGCATGAACGAATGGCACGTAATCATATACTAGAAAGAACAGGGAAAAAGTTAGAGGATCGTATTTTCCGATCGTACGGGACACTAGCATATAGCCGTATTATTGACTCTAAAGAAGCATCTAAGTGTATTTCGGATGTTCGACTTGGAATTGACCTGGGATTGATAGACAACACTTCTGGTAACATTCTGAATGAATTAATGGTTCTAACGCAACCAGGTTTCTTACAACATTATGCGAATCGATCTCTACGGCCAGATGAGCGAGATGTTTTACGTGCATCGGTGATTCGAGAGAGATTGAAGCTAGAAGAGTAACGTATGTATAAATGTTTAGAGATAATGAATACAAGGAATAAGTTAGAAGGCTTTTGTTTCTACGTATAATCACATTTAAATATATAGCCGATATTCGACCTACCGATATCGATTAAATCTCAGAATAATAGGAGGAAAATCCTTATGATGTTTGGACGCTTTACAGAAAGAGCACAAAAAGTACTCGCACTATCACAGGAAGAAGCAGTACGTTTAGGACATAATAACATTGGTACAGAACACATTTTGCTAGGACTTGTACGAGAAGGAGAAGGAATTGCAGCAAAAGCTCTACAATCTCTAGGTCTAGAAGTATCCAAAATACAAGAAGAAGTAGAGAAATTAATCGGAGTAGGAAAACAACCTACACAATCGATTCACTATACACCTCGTGCCAAAAAAGTAGTTGAACTTTCTCAAGATGAAGCACGAAAACTAGGTCACTCTTATGTAGGTACAGAGCATATTCTACTTGGATTGATTAGAGAAGGAGAAGGAGTAGCTGCTAGAGTACTTAATAATCTAGGTGTAAGTCTTAATAAAGCAAGACAACAAGTTCTCCAACTACTAGGTAGCAATGAATCACAAGCTGGTCGTCAAGGGCGTTCAGGACAACAGTCAAATGCAAGCACACCAACATTGGATTCATTAGCTCGAGATTTAACAGTTAGTGCCAAAGAGGGCAAAATTGACCCAGTAATTGGTCGCTCTAAAGAAATTGAACGAGTGATTCAAGTGCTTAGCCGTCGTACAAAGAACAATCCTGTTTTGATAGGGGAACCTGGTGTAGGTAAAACGGCTGTCGCCGAAGGACTTGCACAACAAATTATAGACAATGAAGTTCCAGAAACCTTACG from Oceanobacillus iheyensis HTE831 encodes:
- a CDS encoding protein arginine kinase, which produces MTLDKFIDQAISPWMREEGPDKDIVMSSRIRLARNFANQTYPILAKEEKLVEIQEFIRDEYANKSFQTYKDLQYVPLTDLSPVEKSVLVEKHLISPHLIKHSDFAATLISENEQVSIMVNEEDHLRIQVYYPGLQLKTALEQSFALDDWLEEKVDYAFDETKGYLTSCPTNVGTGMRASVMMHLPALVLTKQINRLIPAISQFGLVVRGIYGEGSEALGNIFQVSNQITLGKSEQDIVDDLESVVHQLIEHERMARNHILERTGKKLEDRIFRSYGTLAYSRIIDSKEASKCISDVRLGIDLGLIDNTSGNILNELMVLTQPGFLQHYANRSLRPDERDVLRASVIRERLKLEE